In a single window of the uncultured Dysgonomonas sp. genome:
- the dnaG gene encoding DNA primase produces the protein MIDQGTIDRIMDAAQIVDVVSQFVTLKRRGINFVGLCPFHTDKTPSFYVSPAKNICKCFACGEGGTAVHFIMKHEQLSYYEALKYLAKKYNIEIQEREFTDEQKQAYNERESLFILNDYARDYFVNTLHNHIEGKSIGLSYFRERGFREDIIEKFQLGYSLEQRDAFSQEALKNGYKEDYLVKTGLAIKSEHNNQLIDRFRGRVMFPVHTLSGKVIAFGGRILKKAENTGKYVNSPESEIYHKGNELYGIFFAKQAITKADCCYLVEGYTDVISMHQAGIENVVASSGTALTNGQIRLIHRFTDNVTVIYDGDAAGIKAALRGIDLLLEDGMNIKVILLPDGEDPDSFAKKQNAESLTNYIKANEVDFMRFKTKLLLEEAGNDPIKRAALISDIVNSISIIPDNIIRTVYIKDCSILLDVDERILVQEVTKKRLAYLEKTAPQKMEEEMRAAHNDLSQPLIHNKTVVKKTPIDKFELAILYYIVRFGMEIMLEGGEENPVTGDMPTTVIDWVKFDLQRDGFWFTNPLYTLMLEEAIERSVDETFIPARYFLAHTDAQVSKIAAELVSDRYQLSKLHIKQFGENAKKEDTPLAEEKHLGKDVPRIVTELKNAYITKKIKEIKDEMAVKQKEGNWDTAIELMQQIKELEEVKKALAKALGERIILRW, from the coding sequence ATGATAGATCAAGGTACAATAGACCGTATAATGGACGCTGCTCAAATCGTTGATGTAGTGTCGCAGTTTGTCACCCTCAAACGAAGGGGGATAAACTTTGTGGGCTTGTGCCCTTTCCATACAGATAAAACACCATCGTTTTACGTTTCTCCCGCCAAGAATATTTGCAAATGCTTTGCCTGTGGCGAAGGAGGTACGGCTGTTCACTTCATAATGAAGCATGAGCAGCTCTCATATTACGAAGCATTAAAATATCTGGCTAAAAAATATAACATAGAGATACAAGAGCGCGAATTCACCGACGAGCAGAAACAAGCCTATAATGAGCGTGAAAGCCTCTTTATCCTCAACGATTATGCACGGGACTATTTCGTCAACACTCTCCACAATCATATAGAAGGAAAGTCTATCGGACTGAGCTACTTCAGAGAGCGCGGTTTCAGAGAAGATATTATAGAAAAGTTTCAGTTAGGCTATAGTCTCGAACAGAGAGATGCTTTTTCTCAAGAAGCATTAAAAAACGGATATAAAGAAGATTACCTCGTAAAAACAGGACTAGCTATAAAAAGCGAGCACAACAACCAACTGATCGATCGTTTTCGTGGCCGTGTCATGTTCCCTGTACACACGCTATCGGGCAAAGTAATTGCATTTGGCGGACGTATACTTAAAAAAGCTGAGAATACAGGTAAATATGTCAATTCACCCGAAAGTGAGATATACCATAAAGGGAATGAACTATACGGTATTTTCTTCGCTAAGCAGGCCATAACCAAGGCCGACTGCTGTTATCTGGTGGAAGGCTATACCGATGTTATTTCCATGCATCAGGCAGGAATAGAAAACGTTGTCGCATCTTCGGGGACAGCATTGACAAACGGGCAAATACGGCTGATTCACCGCTTTACGGACAATGTTACGGTTATTTATGATGGTGACGCCGCAGGGATAAAAGCGGCATTACGGGGAATAGACCTGCTCCTCGAAGATGGCATGAATATCAAAGTGATATTATTGCCCGACGGAGAAGATCCCGACTCCTTTGCCAAGAAACAAAATGCGGAATCGCTAACCAACTATATCAAGGCCAACGAGGTCGATTTCATGCGTTTCAAAACAAAACTATTACTGGAAGAAGCCGGAAATGACCCTATCAAGCGAGCCGCCCTTATTTCCGATATAGTAAATAGTATTTCCATTATACCCGACAATATTATACGCACAGTCTACATCAAAGATTGCAGTATTCTGCTGGATGTAGATGAACGCATTCTGGTACAGGAAGTGACCAAAAAGCGACTGGCCTATCTGGAAAAAACAGCCCCACAAAAGATGGAAGAGGAAATGCGGGCTGCCCATAATGACTTGTCGCAACCCTTAATCCACAACAAAACGGTAGTAAAGAAAACACCGATAGACAAATTCGAACTGGCTATCCTTTATTACATAGTCCGCTTCGGTATGGAGATAATGCTAGAGGGAGGGGAAGAAAATCCCGTTACGGGCGACATGCCTACAACAGTAATAGACTGGGTAAAATTTGATCTCCAGCGCGATGGCTTTTGGTTTACCAATCCCCTCTATACACTGATGCTGGAAGAAGCGATAGAACGTTCGGTAGATGAAACGTTCATTCCAGCCCGCTACTTTCTGGCACACACCGATGCGCAGGTTAGCAAGATAGCCGCGGAACTGGTTAGCGACAGGTATCAGTTAAGCAAACTGCATATCAAACAATTCGGAGAAAATGCAAAAAAGGAGGACACTCCCCTTGCCGAAGAGAAGCATTTGGGGAAAGATGTCCCTCGCATAGTCACAGAGTTGAAAAATGCATATATAACCAAGAAAATAAAGGAAATAAAAGATGAAATGGCTGTAAAACAAAAAGAAGGAAACTGGGACACCGCCATAGAACTGATGCAGCAGATAAAAGAACTGGAAGAAGTAAAAAAAGCACTGGCAAAGGCTCTGGGAGAACGGATCATCCTGAGGTGGTAA
- a CDS encoding CTP synthase, with product MANTKYIFVTGGVISSLGKGIIASSLGKLLQARGYKVTIQKLDPYINIDPGTLNPYEHGECYVTVDGHEADLDLGHYERFLNQPTHKDNNITTGRIYQNVINKERKGDYLGKTVQIVPHITDEIKRNIKMLGTKYDYDFVITEIGGTVGDIESLPFIESVRQLRWELGKNCLCVHLTYVPYIAAAKEVKTKPTQHSVKQLQSEGVQPDMLVLRTEHPLNKDILKKVALFCNVEVDAVVQSVDVPTIYEVPLNMQAQNMDEIVLRKLGMPIGDKPVMQPWRDFLDKKKHAKETVRIALVGKYVELPDAYKSINESLLQAAIYNDRKLDLHFILSDKLTADNVEKMLGSMDGIVVAPGFGQRGVDGKIQALKYAREHDVPTFGICLGMQCMVIEFARNVLGLEDANSTEMNPHTPFKVIDLMEEQKNITNMGGTMRLGAYKCELEKGSQVYKAYGKKLVEERHRHRFEFNGDYKEDFEKNGMKCTGTNPDMGLVEVVEIPGKKWYLGVQFHPEYNSTVVSPNPLFISFIKAVIDNKKK from the coding sequence GTGGCTAATACGAAGTATATATTTGTAACAGGAGGAGTTATATCTTCCTTAGGTAAAGGTATTATAGCCTCCTCGTTAGGTAAACTACTACAGGCAAGGGGTTATAAAGTGACAATCCAGAAACTGGACCCATACATCAACATCGATCCCGGAACTCTGAATCCATATGAACATGGAGAATGCTATGTGACTGTCGATGGCCACGAAGCAGACTTGGACCTCGGTCACTACGAGCGTTTCCTTAATCAGCCTACACATAAGGACAACAATATCACTACAGGGCGGATTTATCAGAATGTGATAAACAAAGAACGTAAAGGTGATTATCTCGGAAAAACGGTGCAGATCGTGCCCCACATCACAGATGAGATAAAGCGCAACATTAAAATGCTGGGTACAAAATATGACTACGATTTTGTAATTACCGAAATCGGAGGTACTGTTGGTGACATAGAGTCATTGCCTTTCATCGAAAGTGTGCGTCAGTTGCGTTGGGAGCTAGGCAAAAACTGCCTATGCGTGCATCTTACCTATGTGCCGTATATCGCTGCGGCAAAAGAGGTGAAGACTAAGCCTACACAGCATTCTGTGAAACAATTGCAGTCGGAAGGGGTACAGCCCGATATGTTGGTTCTCCGTACCGAACACCCGTTGAATAAAGACATTCTGAAAAAGGTGGCATTGTTCTGTAATGTGGAGGTAGATGCCGTTGTGCAATCGGTGGATGTGCCTACAATATATGAAGTGCCATTAAATATGCAGGCGCAGAACATGGACGAAATCGTGTTGCGTAAACTGGGTATGCCTATCGGGGATAAACCGGTAATGCAGCCTTGGCGCGATTTCCTTGATAAGAAAAAACATGCCAAAGAGACGGTTCGTATTGCACTGGTCGGTAAATATGTCGAATTGCCGGATGCGTACAAATCTATCAATGAATCGTTGTTGCAGGCAGCGATATACAATGATCGCAAGCTCGATTTACATTTTATACTCTCTGACAAATTGACCGCAGACAATGTGGAAAAGATGCTTGGTTCCATGGATGGCATAGTTGTTGCTCCGGGATTTGGGCAGCGCGGAGTGGACGGGAAAATACAGGCGTTGAAATATGCCCGTGAACACGATGTACCTACATTCGGTATCTGTCTGGGTATGCAATGTATGGTTATCGAATTTGCCCGCAATGTGCTGGGACTGGAGGATGCTAACTCAACGGAGATGAATCCTCATACACCATTCAAGGTTATTGACCTGATGGAAGAACAAAAGAATATCACAAATATGGGTGGGACAATGCGTCTGGGAGCCTATAAATGTGAATTGGAAAAAGGTTCGCAGGTGTATAAAGCATATGGTAAAAAGCTGGTAGAAGAACGCCATCGCCATCGTTTCGAATTCAACGGTGATTATAAGGAAGATTTCGAAAAGAACGGAATGAAGTGTACCGGAACAAATCCGGACATGGGATTGGTAGAGGTTGTGGAAATACCCGGAAAGAAATGGTATCTGGGTGTACAATTCCATCCTGAATACAATAGTACGGTAGTATCGCCTAATCCTTTGTTCATCAGTTTTATAAAAGCAGTAATTGACAATAAGAAAAAATAA